One part of the Esox lucius isolate fEsoLuc1 chromosome 10, fEsoLuc1.pri, whole genome shotgun sequence genome encodes these proteins:
- the LOC105028059 gene encoding tenascin isoform X2 has protein sequence MRGGKIPAMSGVSQLRTKDITESSVTLFWTPPPVQYDTYHLTFVSQKEGDQQITSQVGGKLTTYTQTGLAAGQEYTVTVKGEIDGKLGANSTAEFTTLISGPTNLRVVKTTTTSAVVQWEQSQGDIDRYRLSVEPHQKDGNAKGRQELTLPPERDSAQIDGLDPGRLYDITLVAEKGKIKSKPATVQVTPGKSTKTISRKAIETATSHIATGVRIHKGQAEGNTKPMRVNKKTTGEGPEMTKTIQGPGSGTVYGTNRTKENPSNSTSTRLLVNKKEKVVPKINGKITLNRRPQIGDSIRFNGTRVIQGVRRVGQSLLQKPASRNPILGIKKTVDDESKPKNPIAGDKTKAITVKDTKLEINLRGENSGTLTKTHPAVILPEIPHIKDLSDTKHGRETEINGPGPGREGLEHTITGHRYPTASSPSLESPASNKPQPTSAPPKPDQSKAGKALSVSPARFSTLPPDAQPKRPPVSSNESEQSGKGDHSASVNSEELHSTKDGAAVIVDGHDTYRDIIGGRVRSSTEQNKTLTVGGTSPVRQLPPKLTRLPRPYPNMGPFQNRTRSYPRPPQHLSRGPVRSPLPPKQINRGDNSIIIQTTQPGGKGTYSTTQNETSTDLTPKDLLQRKNATATAQGYTHRRSEDSSRQMGHNSKTGHHDFGSLVDTTAVSRGSPNQINGSDVPTTITNGQPLISVGVRSLTSGGFILIWGAPEGMYKNFIVTREEQGSKKEAKKGNEEEGEAQTDKEIKGNKEVSEREVSQGKNGGEEKSVSNRRNDHNGQRSNSNTTAKVERRILKFSKVLPGSARSFPFKDLQPQTHYSLSVFGKGPGIRSKIHRLIVRTGPEPPSGLLFSDVTDTSLYVSWTKPKSPVSGFKVTYTNTMEGEPVSVLVDPGDSTLPLSKLTPGSSYEVSVISILGQDESDTIKDLVVTLPDPPTDLRAINVTDTKALLLWRPALATVDRYVVVYGSEKGSDERMITVSGNAAEQQLKELQPSTTYTVRVTSQLGSRDSSPATAVFTTTRGSDGDVLRDLEASQVTARSALLTWKAPSAAVGSYRLSYQTVGQEIQEVTVDSTETEFMLTRLHPLSKYTVQLQGERGGSHTAALSTEFTTGNLRYPFPSDCSQELLNGIRESGEVEIFPKGKQGKPLLVYCDQETDGGGWTVFQRRMNGKTDFFRGWKNYSRGFGELSGEFWLGNENLHDLTSVAPMTLRVDLRVGDESVFAKYSTFSVDTFRRNYALKVSGYSGTAGDSMSYHNGRPFSTKDRDPMPFITRCAMSYRGGWWYKNCHEANLNGLYNTNVHHQGVIWTTWKGKDFSIPSTEMKFRPASFTPPVQG, from the exons ATGCGTGGGGGCAAAATACCAG CCATGTCTGGTGTGTCGCAACTCAGAACCAAGGACATCACTGAATCCTCAGTCACCCTCTTCTGGACTCCACCTCCAGTCCAGTATGACACCTACCACCTCACTTTCGTCAGCCAG AAAGAGGGCGATCAACAGATAACATCCCAAGTTGGAGGCAAGCTCACCACCTACACCCAAACAGGCCTGGCGGCTGGGCAGGAATACACGGTGACAGTCAAGGGAGAAATAGATGGGAAATTGGGTGCTAACAGCACAGCAGAATTCACCACTC TTATCTCTGGTCCCACAAACCTTCGAGTTGTCAAGACAACCACGACATCCGCAGTCGTACAATGGGAACAATCGCAGGGGGACATTGACAGGTATCGCTTAAGTGTTGAACCCCATCAGAAAGACGGAAATGCCAAAGGTAGACAAGAGTTAACCCTGCCTCCTGAGCGGGACTCAGCCCAGATTGATGGTTTGGACCCGGGACGTTTGTATGACATCACACTGGTGGCAGAAAAAGGCAAAATCAAGAGCAAGCCAGCAACAGTCCAAGTCACTCCTG gaaaatccacaaaaacaataTCCAGGAAGGCAATAGAAACTGCGACCTCACACATAGCAACAGGAGTACGAATCCACAAGGGACAAGCAGAAGGAAATACAAAGCCTATGAGGGTTAACAAGAAGACCACAGGTGAAGGGCCAGAGATGACAAAGACTATACAAGGACCAGGCTCTGGAACAGTTTATGGCACCAACAGAACCAAAGAGAACCCTTCTAATTCAACCAGTACAAGACTTCTtgtcaacaaaaaagaaaaggttgtACCTAAAATCAATGGTAAAATAACCTTGAACAGGCGACCACAAATTGGAGACTCGATCCGCTTTAATGGTACAAGAGTTATCCAAGGTGTGAGAAGAGTGGGTCAGAGTCTCCTACAAAAGCCTGCAAGCAGAAATCCAATACTGGGCATCAAAAAGACTGTAGATGATGAGTCTAAACCAAAAAACCCAATTGCTGGTGACAAGACTAAGGCAATAACTGTTAAAGACACTAAACTGGAGATAAATCTTCGTGGAGAAAATAGTGGAACTTTGACCAAGACACATCCTGCTGTAATCCTTCCTGAAATTCCTCACATAAAGGACCTATCAGACACCAAACATGGTAGAGAGACCGAAATAAATGGACCAGGACCCGGGAGAGAGGGCTTGGAACATACAATCACTGGTCACCGATATCCAACTGCCTCTTCACCTTCACTAGAATCACCAGCTTCCAATAAGCCACAGCCTACTTCAGCTCCTCCAAAACCTGATCAATCAAAGGCTGGTAAGGCATTGTCTGTTTCCCCTGCCCGTTTCTCAACCCTGCCTCCAGATGCTCAGCCAAAGAGGCCACCAGTGTCCTCCAATGAATCAGAACAAAGTGGTAAAGGAGACCATTCAGCTTCTGTCAATTCAGAGGAATTGCACTCCACCAAAGATGGTGCTGCCGTGATAGTGGACGGTCACGACACATACAGGGACATAATAGGTGGCAGGGTACGGTCTAGCACGGAACAAAACAAGACTCTGACAGTGGGCGGCACATCACCTGTTCGCCAATTACCTCCAAAGTTGACTCGGCTGCCACGCCCATACCCAAATATGGGACCATTTCAAAACAGGACCCGATCATACCCGAGACCTCCTCAGCATTTGTCAAGAGGTCCCGTACGCAGTCCTCTCCCGCCtaaacagataaacagaggCGACAACAGCATTATCATTCAAACCACGCAACCGGGGGGAAAGGGCACCTACAGCACCACACAGAACGAGACGAGCACAGATCTGACACCCAAAGATCTACTCCAGAGAAAAAATGCCACAGCTACAGCGCAAGGTTACACCCATCGGAGAAGTGAGGATAGCTCCCGCCAAATGGGCCACAATTCAAAAACAGGACATCATGACTTTGGCAGCCTAGTGGATACAACTGCAGTTTCAAGAGGTAGTCCAAACCAGATAAATGGATCAGATGTCCCCACTACCATAACAAATGGCCAGCCTCTAATCTCAGTAGGGGTTCGAAGCTTAACCTCTGGGGGTTTCATACTCATTTGGGGAGCACCAGAGGGGATGTACAAGAACTTCATAGTAACAAGAGAAGAACAAGGTAGTAAGAAGGAGGCAAAGAAAGGTaatgaagaggagggggaggcacAAACTGATAAGGAGATCAAGGGGAATAAGGAGGTGAGCGAAAGGGAGGTGAGTCAGGGTAAGAACGGAGGGGAGGAAAAGAGTGTTTCCAACAGGAGAAATGATCATAATGGTCAGCGCAGCAACAGCAATACTACAGCTAAAGTTGAGAGAAGAATTCTCAAATTCTCCAAAGTCCTTCCGGGGTCGGCTCGCTCATTCCCATTCAAGGATCTTCAGCCGCAGACCCACTACTCCTTGTCTGTGTTTGGGAAAGGTCCCGGAATACGCTCGAAAATTCACAGACTCATCGTCCGTACAG GTCCAGAACCTCCCTCGGGTCTTCTCTTCAGTGATGTGACAGACACTTCTCTCTATGTGTCCTGGACCAAGCCAAAGAGTCCAGTGAGTGGCTTCAAGGTCACCTACACTAACACAATGGAAG GGGAGCCTGTCTCTGTACTGGTGGACCCTGGGGATTCCACCCTGCCACTGTCCAAGCTCACTCCGGGGTCCTCCTATGAGGTCAGTGTGATATCTATTCTTGGACAGGACGAGAGCGATACAATCAAAGACCTGGTTGTGACAC TCCCTGACCCTCCAACGGACCTCCGGGCCATTAATGTCACAGACACCAAGGCCTTGCTGCTATGGCGACCAGCACTAGCAACAGTCGACCGTTATGTCGTAGTTTATGGCTCTGAAAAAG GCTCAGATGAGCGGATGATCACTGTGTCGGGCAACGCAGCCGAGCAGCAGCTGAAGGAGCTTCAGCCGTCCACCACATACACCGTCAGAGTGACCAGTCAGCTGGGCAGCCGGGACAGCTCTCCCGCCACTGCCGTCTTCACCACCACCAGGG GGTCGGACGGGGATGTCCTGCGTGACCTGGAGGCCAGTCAGGTGACCGCTCGCTCCGCGCTGTTGACGTGGAAGGCCCCCTCAGCCGCGGTGGGAAGCTACAGGCTGAGCTATCAGACCGTGGGACAGGAAATTCAG GAAGTTACCGTTGACTCCACAGAAACGGAGTTCATGCTGACCAGGCTGCATCCCCTATCCAAGTACACTGTGCAgctacagggagagaggggaggaagccACACGGCTGCGCTTTCCACGGAGTTCACGACAG GGAATCTCCGATACCCCTTCCCAAGTGACTGTTCCCAGGAGCTGCTGAACGGGATTCGTGAGTCTGGAGAGGTAGAGATCTTCCCCAAGGGAAAGCAGGGCAAACCACTTTTGGTCTACTGTGACCAAGAGACTGATGGGGGCGGCTGGACG GTCTTCCAGCGAAGGATGAATGGGAAAACTGACTTCTTTAGAGGCTGGAAGAACTACAGCCGAGGGTTTGGAGAACTAAGTGGGGAATTTTGGCTGG GTAACGAGAACCTACACGATCTAACCAGCGTGGCACCGATGACACTACGCGTGGACTTGCGCGTAGGGGACGAGTCCGTGTTCGCCAAGTACTCCACGTTCTCAGTGGACACCTTCAGGAGGAACTACGCGCTCAAGGTGTCCGGGTACAGCGGCACGGCGG GTGACTCTATGAGTTACCACAACGGACGGCCCTTCTCTACTAAAGACAGGGACCCCATGCCCTTCATCACCCGCTGCGCCATGTCCTACAGGGGGGGCTGGTGGTACAAGAACTGCCACGAGGCCAACCTGAACGGCCTCTACAACACCAACGTCCACCACCAG GGAGTGATCTGGACTACCTGGAAAGGCAAAGATTTTTCCATCCCTTCCACTGAGATGAAGTTCCGGCCAGCATCGTTCACTCCTCCGGTTCAGGGATAA